From the Panthera leo isolate Ple1 chromosome C1, P.leo_Ple1_pat1.1, whole genome shotgun sequence genome, one window contains:
- the LOC122227581 gene encoding cornifin-A, producing the protein MSSHQQKQPCTPPPQPQQQQVKQPCQPPPQESCVPKTNEPCHPKAPEPCHPKAPEPCHPKAPESCHPKVPEPCPSTVTPAPAQQKTKQK; encoded by the coding sequence ATGAGTTCTCATCAGCAGAAGCAGCcttgcacccctccccctcagcctcaGCAGCAGCAGGTGAAACAGCCCTGCCAGCCACCACCCCAGGAATCATGTGTCCCCAAAACCAATGAGCCATGCCACCCCAAAGCTCCAGAGCCCTGCCACCCCAAGGCTCCAGAGCCTTGCCATCCCAAAGCACCAGAATCCTGCCACCCCAAGGTTCCTGAGCCATGTCCCTCAACAGTCACCCCAGCACCAGCTCAGCAGAAGACCAAGCAGAAGTAA